A region of Streptomyces deccanensis DNA encodes the following proteins:
- a CDS encoding N-acetylmuramoyl-L-alanine amidase — protein MERARPLPSRRRLLRGTALAAIPYALLPSPRADAQSPPLDHTPARWEPASPANYTAADRPAGRPVDLVIIHVTQTTYKNTLPVFWNPAKQVSAHYLLRSADGRVTQCVRERDIAWHAGNWDYNARSIGIEHEGWIDRPEYFTSAMYEQSAALTASICDRHGIPKDRAHIIGHYEVPGTDHTDPGPHWDWDRYIRLVEAA, from the coding sequence ATGGAGCGAGCCAGGCCGTTGCCGAGCAGGCGGCGGCTGCTGCGGGGCACCGCCCTCGCCGCGATCCCCTACGCGTTGCTCCCGAGCCCCCGGGCCGACGCCCAGTCTCCGCCGCTCGACCACACCCCCGCCCGGTGGGAGCCGGCCAGCCCCGCCAACTACACCGCGGCCGACCGTCCGGCCGGCCGGCCCGTCGATCTGGTGATCATCCACGTCACGCAGACCACCTACAAGAACACCCTGCCCGTCTTCTGGAATCCGGCGAAGCAGGTCTCCGCGCACTACCTGCTCCGGTCGGCCGACGGACGGGTCACCCAGTGCGTCCGAGAACGCGACATCGCCTGGCACGCCGGCAACTGGGACTACAACGCACGGAGCATAGGCATCGAGCACGAGGGCTGGATCGACCGGCCCGAGTACTTCACCTCCGCCATGTACGAGCAGTCCGCCGCACTCACCGCGTCGATCTGCGACCGGCACGGCATCCCGAAGGACCGCGCCCACATCATCGGTCACTACGAGGTACCGGGCACCGACCACACCGATCCGGGACCCCACTGGGACTGGGACCGCTACATACGTCTCGTCGAAGCCGCCTGA
- a CDS encoding ROK family transcriptional regulator yields MTAPLHETHPSGSGRRLPDNQQGMRRRNLSRVMHTVNAEGPLSRAAVASHIGLTRAAVSTLVDELIRAGLLEELGPERPGRVGRPGSALALSGRGPAGVGAEIGVDHLAVCAVDLRGEVRARAVRHGTNRRRSPEPVIEELTELVRQVVAEAEGEGLWPAGLAVAVPGLVASDARTVVRAPNLDWHDTDLGALLPTDLPVTVDNEANFGGLAELWLGDGTPPDFLHVSAEIGIGGAVVVDGRLLRGTRGFAGELGHVPVRPEGPDCACGGRGCLEQYAGEEAVLRAAGLEPGEHRVEFLAERAAVGDKDVRRALRGAGTALGVALTGAVNLLDPRTVVLGGALAALAPWLLPSLERELARRTAGPACSVTVSRLGSEGPLLGAAHSVVRGVLDDPATVGVRP; encoded by the coding sequence ATGACCGCACCACTGCACGAGACCCACCCGAGCGGCTCCGGCCGTCGCCTGCCCGACAACCAGCAGGGCATGCGGCGCCGCAATCTGTCCCGGGTCATGCACACCGTCAACGCCGAGGGGCCGCTGTCCCGGGCCGCCGTCGCCTCGCACATCGGCCTGACCCGGGCGGCCGTGTCGACGCTGGTGGACGAGCTGATCCGTGCAGGGCTCCTGGAGGAACTGGGTCCCGAGCGTCCCGGCCGCGTCGGACGGCCCGGCTCGGCGCTCGCCCTCAGCGGACGCGGCCCCGCCGGTGTCGGGGCGGAGATCGGTGTCGACCACCTCGCGGTCTGTGCCGTGGATCTGCGGGGTGAGGTACGGGCTCGGGCGGTGCGGCACGGCACCAACCGCCGCCGGTCGCCGGAGCCGGTCATCGAGGAACTGACCGAACTCGTCCGACAGGTCGTCGCGGAGGCGGAGGGCGAAGGCCTGTGGCCCGCGGGGCTCGCCGTCGCCGTGCCCGGGCTGGTGGCGAGCGACGCCCGCACCGTGGTCCGCGCGCCCAACCTCGACTGGCACGACACGGACCTGGGCGCCCTGTTGCCGACCGATCTGCCGGTGACCGTGGACAACGAGGCCAACTTCGGCGGCCTCGCGGAACTCTGGCTCGGGGACGGCACACCGCCCGACTTCCTGCACGTCTCCGCGGAGATCGGCATCGGTGGCGCGGTCGTCGTGGACGGCCGGCTGCTCCGCGGAACACGTGGCTTCGCGGGCGAGTTGGGGCATGTCCCCGTCCGGCCGGAAGGCCCCGACTGCGCGTGCGGTGGACGCGGCTGTCTGGAGCAGTACGCCGGTGAGGAGGCGGTGCTGCGGGCGGCCGGGCTGGAACCGGGCGAACACCGTGTCGAGTTCCTCGCCGAGCGGGCCGCCGTCGGCGACAAGGACGTGCGCCGGGCCCTGCGGGGCGCCGGCACCGCGCTCGGGGTGGCGCTGACCGGCGCGGTGAATCTGCTGGACCCGCGGACCGTGGTGCTGGGCGGCGCCCTGGCCGCCCTGGCTCCCTGGCTGCTGCCTTCGCTGGAGCGGGAGTTGGCGCGACGGACGGCCGGTCCCGCGTGTTCCGTGACCGTGTCCCGGCTGGGCTCCGAGGGGCCCCTGCTCGGGGCGGCGCACTCGGTGGTGCGTGGTGTGCTGGACGACCCGGCGACGGTCGGGGTACGGCCGTAA
- a CDS encoding DEAD/DEAH box helicase: protein MPPNPAPPLPEFSELARCRAVFVAADPARTGRVAFWRPDGAAPLPVVPGSGEELTLVRPGDRGVRRVTVPVVSLPVHAALPVLTRARATTGADRSTAFWGAAALLALQFAARGLLLPGVTESGQDAWRAGPLRAEDVDRVRELAAAMPPEAHALPVDDGEPPRLPDPERLLRAFLDAVVDALPRSPAASIATGGPAFAARDPQLVPEQRTWAADVAAGHDAGVRVSLRVEIPGLDSLRVDDPAEATPTFRVVPQLHSLSDPALVADASAVWADAAAFGPRARTDALLALRRAARAWAPLGPLLSAAVPDGVELADEEATELLGEGARLLATAGVDVHWPRELARGLTARAVIGPPDGEEGPAGYEQGPAGNASDTPSYLSADALLAFDWSFALGDQRLTRQELDLLAEANRPMVRLRDRWVLVDPEEIRRARAQQDRKVSPVDALSAALTGSTEVDGRTVDVLPTGWLATLRERLSDPEGQDPVGQPTALAATLRDYQLRGLDWLARMTSLGLGGCLADDMGLGKTITLIALHLHRQSDASSAGPTLVVCPASLMGNWQREIEKFAPGVPVRRFHGSGRSLDGLADAEFVLTTYGTMRLDAPRLSDVSWGLVVADEAQHVKNPYSATARELRTIGSRARVALTGTPVENNLSELWAILDWTTPGLLGRLGSFRTRYAQAVEGGRDPAAAERLARLVRPFLLRRRKSDPGIAPELPPKTETDRAVSLTREQVGLYEALVRETMAEIAAADGMERRGLIVKLLTGLKQICNHPAQFLKEERPRIPGRSGKLELLDELLDTILSEGSSVLVFTQYVRMARLLERHLAVRGVPTRFLHGGTPVPEREAMVERFQDGEVPVFLLSLKAAGTGLNLTRAEHVVHYDRWWNPAVEAQATDRAYRIGQTRPVQVHRLITEGTIEDRIADMLLRKRELADAVLGAGDAALTELSDAELADLVDLRGDAR from the coding sequence GTGCCGCCCAACCCCGCGCCGCCTCTCCCCGAATTCTCCGAGCTGGCCCGCTGCCGCGCCGTCTTCGTCGCCGCGGACCCTGCCCGCACCGGCCGCGTCGCCTTCTGGCGACCGGACGGCGCGGCGCCGCTCCCGGTCGTCCCGGGCTCCGGCGAGGAGCTGACCCTCGTCCGACCCGGCGACCGCGGCGTCCGACGGGTCACGGTGCCCGTCGTGTCGCTGCCGGTGCACGCCGCGCTGCCGGTGCTCACGCGCGCGCGTGCCACCACGGGTGCCGACCGGTCGACGGCCTTCTGGGGCGCCGCCGCCCTCCTGGCGCTGCAGTTCGCCGCGCGAGGCCTGCTGTTGCCCGGCGTCACCGAGAGCGGGCAGGACGCCTGGCGGGCGGGGCCGCTGCGGGCCGAGGACGTGGACCGGGTCAGAGAGCTGGCCGCCGCGATGCCGCCCGAGGCGCACGCGCTGCCCGTGGACGACGGCGAGCCGCCGCGGCTGCCGGACCCGGAGCGGCTGCTGCGCGCGTTCCTCGACGCCGTCGTCGACGCGCTGCCCCGCTCCCCCGCCGCGAGCATCGCCACGGGCGGCCCGGCCTTCGCCGCCCGTGATCCGCAGCTCGTTCCCGAACAGCGCACCTGGGCCGCGGACGTGGCCGCCGGGCACGACGCCGGGGTCCGCGTCTCACTGCGCGTCGAGATCCCCGGGCTCGACTCGCTCCGCGTCGACGACCCGGCCGAGGCGACTCCGACGTTCCGTGTCGTCCCGCAGCTGCACAGCCTGAGCGACCCGGCGCTCGTCGCGGACGCCTCCGCGGTGTGGGCCGACGCGGCCGCCTTCGGCCCGCGCGCGCGGACGGACGCGCTGCTGGCGCTGCGCCGCGCCGCCCGCGCCTGGGCACCGCTCGGCCCGTTGCTGTCGGCAGCCGTGCCGGACGGAGTGGAACTCGCCGACGAGGAGGCCACCGAACTGCTCGGCGAGGGTGCCCGGTTGTTGGCGACGGCCGGTGTCGACGTGCACTGGCCGAGGGAGCTGGCTCGTGGGCTGACCGCCCGCGCGGTCATCGGCCCGCCGGACGGCGAGGAGGGCCCTGCGGGATACGAGCAGGGCCCTGCGGGGAACGCGTCGGACACCCCGTCGTACCTGTCCGCCGACGCGCTGCTCGCCTTCGACTGGTCGTTCGCGCTGGGCGATCAGCGGCTCACCCGGCAGGAGCTCGACCTGCTCGCGGAGGCGAACCGCCCCATGGTGCGCCTGCGGGACAGATGGGTCCTGGTGGATCCGGAGGAGATCCGCCGGGCCCGCGCGCAGCAGGACCGCAAGGTGTCGCCCGTCGACGCGCTCAGTGCCGCCCTGACGGGCTCGACCGAGGTCGACGGGCGAACGGTCGACGTGCTGCCCACCGGGTGGCTGGCGACGCTGCGGGAGCGGCTGTCGGACCCCGAGGGACAGGACCCGGTCGGGCAGCCGACCGCGCTAGCCGCGACGTTGCGGGACTACCAGCTGAGGGGGCTCGACTGGCTGGCCCGGATGACCTCCCTGGGTCTCGGCGGCTGTCTCGCCGACGACATGGGGCTCGGCAAGACGATCACCCTCATCGCGCTGCATCTGCACCGGCAGTCGGACGCCTCGTCCGCGGGCCCCACCCTCGTGGTCTGTCCGGCCTCGCTGATGGGCAACTGGCAGCGGGAGATCGAGAAGTTCGCACCGGGTGTGCCGGTGCGTCGCTTCCACGGCTCCGGGCGGAGCCTGGACGGACTCGCGGACGCGGAGTTCGTCCTCACCACGTACGGCACGATGCGGCTCGACGCGCCCCGACTCTCCGACGTGTCATGGGGCCTGGTCGTGGCGGACGAGGCACAGCACGTCAAGAACCCGTACTCGGCCACGGCGCGGGAACTGCGCACCATCGGGTCACGCGCGCGCGTGGCGCTCACCGGCACTCCGGTGGAGAACAACCTGTCCGAACTGTGGGCGATCCTCGACTGGACCACTCCGGGTCTCCTCGGCCGGCTCGGCAGTTTCCGCACCCGGTACGCACAGGCCGTCGAAGGCGGCCGGGACCCCGCCGCGGCGGAGCGGCTCGCCCGTCTCGTACGGCCGTTCCTACTGCGGCGCCGCAAGTCGGACCCGGGCATCGCGCCGGAACTCCCGCCGAAGACGGAGACCGACCGTGCCGTGTCGCTCACCCGGGAACAGGTCGGGCTGTACGAGGCGTTGGTCCGCGAGACCATGGCGGAGATCGCCGCCGCCGACGGCATGGAGCGGCGGGGACTGATCGTGAAGCTGCTGACCGGGCTCAAGCAGATCTGCAACCACCCCGCCCAGTTCCTGAAGGAGGAGAGGCCGCGGATCCCGGGCAGGTCGGGGAAGCTGGAGCTGCTGGACGAACTGCTGGACACCATCCTGTCCGAGGGGTCGAGCGTTCTGGTCTTCACGCAGTACGTCCGGATGGCTCGGCTGCTGGAACGTCACCTGGCGGTGCGCGGGGTGCCCACCCGCTTCCTGCACGGCGGTACACCGGTGCCCGAGCGGGAGGCGATGGTGGAACGCTTCCAGGACGGCGAGGTGCCCGTCTTCCTGCTGTCGTTGAAGGCGGCCGGGACGGGGCTGAACCTGACGCGGGCCGAGCATGTCGTGCATTACGACCGCTGGTGGAACCCGGCCGTCGAGGCGCAGGCCACCGACCGGGCGTACCGCATCGGACAGACACGGCCGGTGCAGGTGCACCGGTTGATCACGGAGGGCACGATCGAGGACCGCATCGCGGACATGCTGCTGCGCAAGCGGGAGTTGGCGGACGCGGTGCTGGGCGCCGGCGACGCGGCGCTGACCGAGCTGTCCGACGCCGAACTGGCCGATCTGGTGGACCTTCGAGGGGACGCGCGATGA
- a CDS encoding GAF domain-containing protein, with translation MTDPWVALEPGADPVERVRVLRRAHEAFTQRGTVARPVRSVVADSWRRSAKAGVGPEGTARVELTDGDLGSYRAEHPLARVMPLVRELLGTFASDGEHLLAVCDAQGRLLWVEGDAATRRRADRMNFVPGARWAESAVGTNAPGTAVALDRPVQVFAAEHFIWRVQPWTCAAAPVHDPRTGRVLGAVDITGGDGLAHPHSLGFVQAVARAAESQLALLAPPGASADALELAALGRDEAQLLVRRRKIRLSRRHSEILVLLARHPEGLSGDELLCALYEDESVTPVTLRAELARLRRLLGPGLLGSRPYRLTVPVESDVAVVERRLETGAVTAAASAYGGPLLPGSQAPAVVRLRRRLADGLRTALIAGHDPDLLADWAHAPWGEDDVEVWRALATVRPTPAVRSRLRELEAELSAPPDWGHPRPRRP, from the coding sequence TTGACCGATCCATGGGTGGCTCTGGAACCGGGCGCCGATCCCGTCGAACGGGTGCGGGTGCTGCGTCGCGCACATGAGGCGTTCACCCAGCGGGGCACGGTGGCGCGACCGGTGCGTTCCGTGGTGGCGGACTCGTGGCGGCGTTCGGCGAAGGCGGGTGTCGGGCCGGAGGGCACCGCTCGGGTGGAACTGACGGACGGCGACCTCGGTTCCTACCGCGCGGAGCATCCGCTGGCCCGGGTGATGCCGTTGGTGCGCGAGTTGCTGGGCACGTTCGCGTCGGACGGCGAACACCTGCTGGCCGTGTGCGACGCGCAGGGCAGACTGCTGTGGGTGGAGGGGGACGCGGCGACCAGGCGGCGGGCCGACCGGATGAACTTCGTGCCCGGTGCGCGGTGGGCGGAGTCCGCGGTCGGGACGAACGCTCCGGGCACCGCGGTCGCCCTGGACCGGCCCGTGCAGGTGTTCGCGGCCGAGCACTTCATATGGCGGGTGCAGCCGTGGACGTGCGCGGCGGCGCCGGTGCACGATCCACGCACCGGTCGGGTGCTCGGTGCGGTCGACATCACCGGCGGCGACGGCCTGGCGCATCCGCACAGCCTGGGCTTCGTCCAGGCGGTCGCCCGGGCCGCCGAGTCCCAGCTTGCCCTGCTCGCCCCGCCCGGGGCTTCGGCGGACGCGCTCGAACTGGCCGCTCTGGGCCGGGACGAGGCCCAACTCCTGGTCCGCAGACGCAAGATCAGGCTCAGTCGGCGGCACAGCGAGATCCTGGTGCTGCTTGCCCGCCACCCGGAAGGACTGTCCGGTGACGAACTGCTCTGCGCGCTGTACGAGGACGAGTCGGTGACGCCGGTGACGCTGCGCGCCGAACTGGCGCGGCTGCGCCGTCTCCTCGGGCCGGGGTTGCTGGGGTCACGGCCGTACCGGCTGACGGTTCCCGTCGAGTCCGACGTGGCGGTGGTGGAACGGCGACTGGAGACGGGCGCGGTGACGGCGGCCGCGTCGGCGTACGGGGGCCCGCTGCTGCCGGGCTCGCAGGCGCCGGCTGTCGTGCGACTGCGGCGCAGGCTCGCCGACGGGCTGCGCACGGCGCTGATCGCCGGGCACGACCCCGACCTCCTGGCGGACTGGGCGCACGCGCCCTGGGGCGAGGACGATGTGGAGGTGTGGCGGGCGCTCGCCACAGTACGCCCGACACCGGCCGTACGGTCCCGACTGCGCGAACTGGAAGCGGAACTGTCCGCCCCGCCGGACTGGGGGCACCCCCGTCCTCGACGACCCTGA
- the xylA gene encoding xylose isomerase: MNYQPTPDDRFTFGLWTVGWQGRDPFGDATRRALDPVETVQRLAELGAYGVTFHDDDLIPFGSSDSEREEHIKRFRAALDTTGMTVPMATTNLFTHPVFKDGAFTANDRDVRRYALRKTIRNIDLAVELGAKIYVAWGGREGAESGAAKDVRDALDRMKEAFDLLGEYVTSQGYDLKFAIEPKPNEPRGDILLPTVGHALAFIERLERPELYGVNPEVGHEQMAGLNFPHGIAQALWAGKLFHIDLNGQSGIKYDQDLRFGAGDLRSAFWLVDLLESAGYAGPKHFDFKPPRTEDLDGVWASAAGCMRNYLILKERAAAFRADPAVQEALRAARLDQLAQPTAADGLQALLADRTAFEEFDAEAAAARGMAFEQLDQLAMDHLLGARG, from the coding sequence ATGAACTACCAACCCACCCCCGACGACAGGTTCACCTTCGGCCTGTGGACCGTCGGCTGGCAGGGAAGGGACCCGTTCGGCGACGCCACCCGGCGCGCCCTCGACCCGGTCGAGACGGTGCAGCGTCTGGCGGAGCTCGGCGCCTACGGTGTGACCTTCCACGACGACGACCTGATCCCCTTCGGATCCTCGGACAGTGAGCGCGAGGAGCACATCAAGCGCTTCCGCGCGGCCCTGGACACGACCGGCATGACCGTGCCCATGGCCACCACCAACCTCTTCACGCACCCCGTCTTCAAGGACGGCGCGTTCACTGCCAACGACCGCGACGTCCGCCGGTACGCGCTGCGCAAGACGATCCGCAACATCGACCTGGCGGTCGAGCTGGGCGCCAAGATCTACGTCGCCTGGGGCGGCCGCGAGGGCGCGGAGTCGGGCGCCGCCAAGGACGTCCGGGACGCGCTCGACCGCATGAAGGAGGCCTTCGACCTCCTCGGCGAGTACGTCACCTCCCAGGGCTACGACCTGAAGTTCGCCATCGAGCCCAAGCCGAACGAGCCGCGCGGCGACATCCTGCTCCCCACCGTCGGTCACGCCCTGGCCTTCATCGAGCGCCTGGAGCGCCCGGAGCTCTACGGTGTGAACCCCGAGGTCGGCCACGAGCAGATGGCCGGCCTGAACTTCCCGCACGGCATCGCGCAGGCCCTCTGGGCCGGCAAGCTCTTCCACATCGACCTCAACGGCCAGTCCGGCATCAAGTACGACCAGGACCTCCGCTTCGGCGCGGGCGACCTGCGCTCCGCCTTCTGGCTGGTCGACCTGCTGGAGAGCGCCGGTTACGCGGGGCCGAAGCACTTCGACTTCAAGCCGCCGCGCACCGAGGACCTCGACGGTGTGTGGGCGTCGGCCGCGGGCTGCATGCGCAACTACCTCATCCTCAAGGAGCGCGCGGCCGCCTTCCGCGCGGACCCGGCGGTCCAGGAGGCGCTGCGCGCCGCCCGGCTGGACCAGCTGGCCCAGCCCACGGCCGCCGACGGCCTGCAGGCGCTCCTCGCGGACCGGACGGCGTTCGAGGAGTTCGACGCCGAGGCCGCCGCCGCGCGCGGCATGGCCTTCGAGCAGCTCGACCAGCTGGCGATGGACCACCTGCTGGGTGCGCGCGGCTGA
- the xylB gene encoding xylulokinase, protein MSAAEGPLVVGVDSSTQSTKALVVDASTGRVVASGQAPHTVSSGAGRESDPRQWWDALCQALHQCGEAAREASAVSIGGQQHGLVTLDARGEPVRPALLWNDVRSAPQAARLVEELGGAKAWAERAGSVPGPSFTVTKWAWLAENEPEAVRATTAVRLPHDYLTERLTGQGTTDRGDASGTGWWASATEEYDAEVLAHVGLDPTLLPRVVRPGEVAGTVRDAHELPFAKGTLVAAGTGDNAAAALGLGLRPGTPVLSLGTSGTVYAVSRRRPADPTGTVAGFADAHGDWLPLACTLNCTQAVDRVAALLGLDRESVEPGTDVTLLPYLDGERTPALPHASGLLHGLRHDTTGGQLLQAAYDGAVHSLLGALDLVLDSDADTSVPLLLIGGGARGNAWQQTVRRLSGRAVQVPEARELVALGAAAQAAGLLTGEDPAAVARRWDTTRGPVLEAVERDEETLARISRVLSDAAPLLERGPDSD, encoded by the coding sequence ATGTCAGCTGCCGAGGGTCCGCTCGTCGTCGGTGTGGACTCGTCCACACAGTCCACCAAGGCCCTGGTCGTCGACGCGTCGACCGGTCGGGTCGTGGCGAGCGGACAGGCGCCGCACACCGTGTCCTCCGGCGCCGGCCGGGAGAGCGACCCCCGCCAGTGGTGGGACGCGCTGTGCCAGGCGCTGCACCAGTGCGGGGAGGCGGCGCGCGAGGCCTCGGCGGTGTCGATCGGCGGCCAGCAGCACGGCCTCGTCACTCTCGACGCCCGGGGCGAGCCGGTGCGGCCGGCGCTGCTGTGGAACGACGTGCGCTCGGCGCCGCAGGCTGCCCGCCTCGTCGAGGAACTGGGCGGCGCGAAGGCCTGGGCGGAGCGCGCCGGCAGCGTGCCGGGGCCGTCCTTCACCGTGACGAAGTGGGCCTGGCTGGCGGAGAACGAGCCCGAGGCCGTTCGCGCGACCACCGCCGTGCGTCTGCCGCACGACTACCTCACCGAGCGTCTCACCGGCCAGGGCACGACCGATCGGGGCGACGCCTCCGGTACGGGCTGGTGGGCGTCGGCGACGGAGGAGTACGACGCCGAGGTGCTCGCCCACGTCGGGCTGGACCCGACGCTGCTGCCCCGTGTGGTCCGGCCGGGTGAGGTCGCCGGGACCGTCCGGGACGCCCACGAGCTGCCTTTCGCCAAGGGAACCCTGGTCGCCGCCGGTACGGGTGACAACGCGGCCGCGGCACTGGGGCTCGGGCTGCGCCCCGGCACGCCGGTGCTGAGTCTGGGGACCTCCGGCACGGTGTACGCCGTCTCCAGGCGCCGCCCGGCGGATCCGACCGGCACCGTGGCGGGCTTCGCCGACGCGCACGGGGACTGGCTGCCGCTGGCCTGCACCCTGAACTGCACCCAGGCCGTCGACCGGGTCGCCGCCCTGCTGGGCCTCGACCGCGAGTCCGTCGAGCCCGGCACGGACGTCACCCTCCTCCCCTACCTGGACGGCGAGCGCACGCCGGCCCTGCCGCACGCCTCGGGCCTGCTGCACGGGCTGCGTCACGACACGACCGGCGGACAGTTGCTGCAGGCCGCGTACGACGGTGCCGTGCACTCCCTGCTCGGCGCGCTGGACCTGGTGCTCGACTCCGACGCGGACACCTCCGTACCGCTGCTGCTGATCGGCGGGGGCGCGCGGGGCAACGCCTGGCAACAGACCGTGCGCCGCCTTTCCGGGCGGGCCGTGCAGGTCCCCGAGGCCAGGGAACTGGTCGCGCTGGGCGCCGCCGCGCAGGCCGCGGGGCTGCTCACCGGCGAGGACCCGGCCGCGGTCGCCCGCCGCTGGGACACCACCCGGGGGCCGGTGCTGGAGGCCGTGGAGCGGGACGAGGAGACGCTCGCCAGGATCTCCCGGGTGCTGTCGGACGCCGCACCCCTGCTGGAACGCGGACCGGACAGCGACTGA
- a CDS encoding SWF or SNF family helicase has protein sequence MTERTGHDEERTFAALAPVSGGGFARTWWGRAWLKALEDAALDGEQVKAGRRLARAGAVGAVSVRPGRVTAVVQDRDGTGHRADVLLQELSGDHWDRFLDMAVERAGHVAALLDREMPPHLVEDAATAGVELLPGLGDLEAECECGAWDHCGHTAALCYQVARLLDQDPFVLLLMRGRAERALLDELHMRGTESAAGFQGAQNGLPTGLAESTRDGVDAAEAFATGEILPPLPEPPRLPTEPGLPPSLDSETRPAPGLDPTALEFLAAQTAQEAHRLLAEALRPGHEQQPPGGELTFRQDVVRLAAGAPGASIEARLGEGSGRGREGLALAVRAWRYGGAAGLAVLDEEWSVPADSLARARAALETAWDEGERPSLRSAHNRWTVVGGDAQLRLGRDGRWWPYRKERGRWAPAGPAAHDPATALASVTGEPDS, from the coding sequence ATGACGGAACGCACGGGACATGACGAAGAGCGCACGTTCGCCGCACTGGCTCCCGTGAGCGGCGGGGGTTTCGCGCGGACGTGGTGGGGCCGCGCCTGGCTGAAGGCGCTCGAGGACGCGGCGCTGGACGGGGAGCAGGTGAAAGCGGGGCGCAGGCTGGCGCGTGCGGGAGCCGTGGGTGCCGTGTCGGTGCGGCCCGGGCGCGTCACGGCGGTCGTCCAGGACCGTGACGGCACCGGCCATCGTGCCGACGTCCTGCTCCAGGAACTGTCCGGGGATCACTGGGACCGTTTCCTCGACATGGCGGTCGAGCGGGCCGGGCACGTCGCCGCCCTGCTCGACCGTGAGATGCCACCGCATCTGGTCGAGGACGCCGCGACGGCCGGAGTCGAACTGCTGCCCGGGCTAGGTGATCTGGAGGCGGAGTGCGAGTGCGGTGCCTGGGACCACTGCGGACACACCGCGGCGCTCTGCTACCAGGTGGCCCGCCTGCTGGATCAGGACCCGTTCGTCCTGCTGCTGATGCGCGGCCGCGCCGAACGTGCGCTGCTGGACGAACTCCACATGCGTGGAACCGAGTCGGCGGCGGGCTTCCAGGGAGCACAGAACGGCCTCCCGACGGGCCTCGCGGAAAGCACCCGGGACGGTGTGGACGCGGCCGAGGCGTTCGCGACGGGGGAGATCCTGCCGCCGCTCCCCGAGCCGCCCCGGTTGCCGACGGAACCCGGCCTGCCGCCCTCCCTGGACTCCGAGACCAGGCCCGCGCCTGGACTCGACCCGACAGCTCTGGAGTTCCTGGCGGCGCAGACGGCCCAGGAGGCACACCGACTGCTGGCCGAGGCTCTCCGCCCCGGGCACGAGCAGCAGCCCCCGGGCGGCGAGTTGACGTTCCGCCAGGACGTGGTGCGGCTGGCCGCCGGTGCCCCGGGAGCGAGCATCGAGGCACGGCTCGGCGAGGGTTCGGGGCGAGGCCGGGAGGGGCTGGCCCTCGCCGTCCGCGCCTGGCGGTACGGCGGGGCGGCCGGTCTCGCCGTACTGGACGAGGAGTGGTCCGTACCCGCGGACTCGCTCGCACGCGCGCGTGCGGCTCTGGAGACGGCATGGGACGAGGGCGAGCGGCCTTCGCTGCGGTCCGCGCACAACCGTTGGACCGTCGTGGGCGGGGATGCCCAACTGCGCCTCGGGCGGGACGGCCGCTGGTGGCCCTACCGCAAGGAGCGGGGTCGCTGGGCCCCGGCCGGCCCGGCGGCGCATGATCCGGCGACGGCCCTGGCATCGGTCACCGGCGAACCCGACAGCTGA